Proteins from a single region of Antechinus flavipes isolate AdamAnt ecotype Samford, QLD, Australia chromosome 2, AdamAnt_v2, whole genome shotgun sequence:
- the COQ9 gene encoding ubiquinone biosynthesis protein COQ9, mitochondrial isoform X1 has product MAAAVSGFLRRTGWRFLRLQCRPVTRCQLSPMPRAFHASALALKSSDEQKYQSPASSSQQHSESQGTEEPNPESFRSNPRYTDQGGEEDEDHESEEQLQHRILTAALEFVPAHGWTSEAIAEGAQSLGLSSAAAGMFGNDGSELILHFVTQCNAKLNRVMEKEQKLVQLGQAEKRKTDQFLRDAVETRLRMLIPYVEHWPRALSILVLPHNIPASLNLLTSMVDDMWHYAGDQSTDINWYTRRAVLAGIYNTTELVMMQDSSPDFEDTWRFLENRISDAMNMGHTAKQVKSTGEALVQGMMGAAVTLKNLTGLNQRR; this is encoded by the exons TGACCAGATGTCAGCTATCTCCGATGCCACGGGCCTTCCATGCTTCAGCTTTGGCATTGAAATCTTCAGATGAACAAAAGTACCAGTCCCCAGCCTCTTCCTCTCAACAGCACTCTGAATCACAGGGAACAGAAGAGCCCAATCCAGAGTCTTTTCGCTCAAACCCCAG GTACACAGATCAAGGTGGTGAAGAAGATGAGGACCATGAAAGCGAGGAGCAGCTGCAGCATCGGATCCTGACTGCAGCTTTGGAGTTTGTGCCTGCTCATGGgtggacctcagaagccattgcAGAAGGAGCtcag TCCCTGGGTCTCTCTAGTGCAgcagctggcatgtttggaaatGATGGCAGTGAACTGATCCTGCATTTTGTGACACAGTGCAATGCTAAACTCAACCGTGTGATGGAAAAGGAGCAAAAACTTGTGCAGTTGGGTCAGGCAGA gAAGAGGAAGACAGACCAGTTCCTGAGGGATGCAGTGGAAACCAGACTGAGAATGCTGATCCCATATGTTGAACATTGGCCCCGG gcTCTCAGCATACTTGTGCTCCCTCATAACATCCCAGCCAGCCTAAACCTCCTCACCAGCATGGTGGATGACATGTGGCACTATGCAGGAGACCAGTCCACTGAC ATTAATTGGTACACACGTCGAGCAGTACTCGCTGGCATCTATAACACTACAGAACTAGTGATGATGCAGGACTCATCTCCTGACTTTGAAGACACTTGGCGCTTTCTTGAAAACAGGATCAGTGATGCCATGAACATGGGACATACAGCCAAACAG GTCAAATCTACTGGAGAAGCACTTGTCCAAGGAATGATGGGAGCAGCTGTGACG CTCAAGAACTTGACAGGCCTAAATCAGCGTcgatga
- the COQ9 gene encoding ubiquinone biosynthesis protein COQ9, mitochondrial isoform X2, which translates to MPRAFHASALALKSSDEQKYQSPASSSQQHSESQGTEEPNPESFRSNPRYTDQGGEEDEDHESEEQLQHRILTAALEFVPAHGWTSEAIAEGAQSLGLSSAAAGMFGNDGSELILHFVTQCNAKLNRVMEKEQKLVQLGQAEKRKTDQFLRDAVETRLRMLIPYVEHWPRALSILVLPHNIPASLNLLTSMVDDMWHYAGDQSTDINWYTRRAVLAGIYNTTELVMMQDSSPDFEDTWRFLENRISDAMNMGHTAKQVKSTGEALVQGMMGAAVTLKNLTGLNQRR; encoded by the exons ATGCCACGGGCCTTCCATGCTTCAGCTTTGGCATTGAAATCTTCAGATGAACAAAAGTACCAGTCCCCAGCCTCTTCCTCTCAACAGCACTCTGAATCACAGGGAACAGAAGAGCCCAATCCAGAGTCTTTTCGCTCAAACCCCAG GTACACAGATCAAGGTGGTGAAGAAGATGAGGACCATGAAAGCGAGGAGCAGCTGCAGCATCGGATCCTGACTGCAGCTTTGGAGTTTGTGCCTGCTCATGGgtggacctcagaagccattgcAGAAGGAGCtcag TCCCTGGGTCTCTCTAGTGCAgcagctggcatgtttggaaatGATGGCAGTGAACTGATCCTGCATTTTGTGACACAGTGCAATGCTAAACTCAACCGTGTGATGGAAAAGGAGCAAAAACTTGTGCAGTTGGGTCAGGCAGA gAAGAGGAAGACAGACCAGTTCCTGAGGGATGCAGTGGAAACCAGACTGAGAATGCTGATCCCATATGTTGAACATTGGCCCCGG gcTCTCAGCATACTTGTGCTCCCTCATAACATCCCAGCCAGCCTAAACCTCCTCACCAGCATGGTGGATGACATGTGGCACTATGCAGGAGACCAGTCCACTGAC ATTAATTGGTACACACGTCGAGCAGTACTCGCTGGCATCTATAACACTACAGAACTAGTGATGATGCAGGACTCATCTCCTGACTTTGAAGACACTTGGCGCTTTCTTGAAAACAGGATCAGTGATGCCATGAACATGGGACATACAGCCAAACAG GTCAAATCTACTGGAGAAGCACTTGTCCAAGGAATGATGGGAGCAGCTGTGACG CTCAAGAACTTGACAGGCCTAAATCAGCGTcgatga